The following coding sequences are from one Verrucosispora sp. WMMD573 window:
- a CDS encoding AAA family ATPase, producing the protein MSDDVIIPSRHDELVRQVGRDLIDQGLRQGRSLFTPDRSVWNLDVAQDLHRWYNEQPDLGKDPFMVKLQRQLASASDEAIQLAAELLTLQGLPLLNLTPEKLRERVLTVLSWMRQPVAVPERVLAAFTQGTWNGGTGAHTMLWKWLVDAVELVCNWWVLPAEQREQAFTGPWAWQAAIYQHKIMPSLREELLYLAYPTHFLPILNMAHKKAIRAAFAEPDTALTGDLNRDLFEITVHLQREAGQAVDYYQPPFIAQWRKQADRPPGERRAWLVRPRQGGHELATRWTGESFVSLAASHFGDVPPGASKSEVRATVDSGYQHLDYAQRVALANEYHAFLSQMDSDDIVVTLVDDHLYLGVIDGDPEYHAADSGARLRRPAGWLATPPLPVETLPAPIPAELDQQGTVVDLTGALEVLSALVDASAESSDTVEPSERIPPPARVVPKLPNATEDLATRLYIARPWLQDLIELWQDRSQIILYGPPGTGKTYLARALAAHVAERDAVRLVQFHPSYAYEDFFEGFRPVEGADGGSVAFAKTPGPLREIAVEARDNPERPYVLIVDEINRANLAKVFGELYFLLEYRDATIRLQYSPSEAFNLRGLPPDLGHGVMRRGPA; encoded by the coding sequence ATGAGCGACGACGTCATCATCCCGTCACGTCACGATGAGCTGGTCCGCCAGGTAGGCCGGGACCTCATTGATCAGGGTCTGCGTCAGGGACGGTCGCTGTTCACGCCCGACCGGTCGGTGTGGAATCTGGATGTCGCCCAGGACCTGCACCGCTGGTACAACGAGCAGCCTGATCTGGGCAAAGACCCGTTCATGGTGAAGCTCCAGCGTCAGCTCGCCTCGGCGTCGGATGAGGCAATCCAGTTGGCGGCAGAGCTGCTGACGCTGCAGGGACTACCGCTGCTGAACCTGACGCCAGAGAAGCTGCGCGAGCGGGTGCTGACGGTGCTGAGCTGGATGCGGCAGCCCGTCGCGGTGCCCGAGCGTGTGTTGGCGGCTTTTACGCAGGGCACATGGAACGGCGGAACCGGCGCCCACACCATGCTGTGGAAATGGCTGGTGGACGCCGTCGAGTTGGTGTGCAACTGGTGGGTGCTGCCGGCGGAGCAGCGAGAGCAGGCGTTCACCGGCCCTTGGGCCTGGCAGGCTGCTATCTACCAGCACAAGATCATGCCGTCGCTACGGGAGGAGTTGCTGTACCTCGCCTACCCAACGCACTTCCTGCCGATCCTGAACATGGCGCACAAGAAGGCGATCCGGGCCGCGTTTGCTGAGCCGGACACGGCGCTCACCGGCGACCTCAACCGCGACCTATTCGAGATCACCGTCCATCTCCAGCGCGAGGCAGGGCAGGCGGTGGACTATTACCAGCCGCCGTTCATCGCACAGTGGCGCAAGCAGGCCGACCGGCCGCCTGGTGAGCGCCGCGCCTGGCTCGTACGACCCCGCCAAGGCGGGCACGAACTTGCCACCCGCTGGACGGGCGAGTCGTTCGTCTCTTTGGCAGCGTCCCACTTCGGCGACGTGCCGCCCGGGGCCTCAAAGTCCGAGGTTCGGGCCACAGTCGATTCCGGCTACCAGCACCTCGACTATGCCCAGCGGGTGGCGCTGGCCAACGAGTACCACGCGTTCCTGTCCCAGATGGATAGCGACGACATCGTGGTGACGCTTGTCGATGACCACCTGTACCTGGGCGTCATCGACGGGGACCCGGAGTACCACGCGGCCGACAGCGGTGCGCGACTGCGTCGTCCAGCCGGCTGGCTGGCGACTCCCCCACTGCCGGTCGAGACGCTGCCGGCACCGATACCGGCCGAACTGGATCAGCAAGGCACGGTCGTCGACCTGACCGGCGCGCTGGAGGTGCTGTCAGCACTTGTGGACGCCAGCGCGGAGTCGTCCGATACGGTTGAGCCGTCCGAGCGGATCCCACCGCCTGCACGCGTCGTTCCGAAGCTGCCGAACGCGACCGAGGATCTTGCGACCAGGCTGTACATCGCCCGGCCGTGGCTACAAGACCTCATCGAGCTGTGGCAGGACCGTTCGCAGATCATCTTGTACGGACCGCCGGGAACAGGAAAGACGTACCTCGCCCGAGCGCTCGCCGCGCATGTCGCCGAGCGAGATGCCGTACGGTTGGTGCAATTCCATCCGTCGTACGCCTACGAGGACTTCTTCGAGGGCTTCCGGCCCGTCGAAGGGGCCGATGGCGGGTCGGTCGCCTTCGCCAAGACGCCTGGGCCGCTGCGTGAGATCGCGGTTGAGGCACGCGACAATCCCGAGCGGCCGTACGTACTGATCGTGGATGAGATCAACCGGGCCAACCTAGCCAAGGTGTTCGGTGAGCTTTACTTCCTGCTGGAGTACCGCGACGCCACCATTCGGTTGCAGTACTCACCATCCGAGGCGTTCAACCTGCGGGGCTTACCCCCGGATCTTGGACACGGGGTTATGCGGCGGGGGCCAGCATAG
- a CDS encoding tyrosine-type recombinase/integrase, which yields MPLLDLQKLTVGLSRTWAGFLRDWDRSLRAGNYPETTRYNYLLAAAQLGRYLTEQSPDPDAADAAEDPCAVTRAHVEAFQGWMIETRSASTAVNKHKGLQQFFKWLLLDEEAIDRSPMQRVRQPKTPRKLIPVMRDEDTSKLLDACKGKGFANLRDEALIRVYCNTGARLSEVGNLLVADVDLTTESVRFHGKGAKDRRVRFGPKTARALSRYLRARDKHKGAALPNLWLAERGTAALTPNGIKILLKRLGTAAGVADVHAHRWRHSFAHEWKRAGGDTGDLMLLLGWTSEDMPRHYGASAAAERAQETQARLGIGERV from the coding sequence ATGCCACTACTGGATCTTCAGAAACTCACCGTCGGGCTCTCCCGGACCTGGGCCGGGTTCCTCCGCGACTGGGACCGGTCGCTGCGGGCCGGGAACTATCCGGAGACCACCCGCTACAACTACCTCCTCGCCGCCGCGCAGCTTGGCCGCTACCTGACAGAGCAGTCGCCGGATCCGGACGCCGCCGATGCGGCCGAGGATCCGTGTGCGGTGACGCGGGCGCATGTGGAGGCGTTCCAGGGTTGGATGATCGAGACCAGGTCCGCGTCGACGGCGGTAAACAAGCACAAGGGACTGCAGCAGTTTTTCAAGTGGCTGCTCCTCGACGAGGAGGCTATCGACCGGTCGCCGATGCAGCGGGTGCGGCAGCCGAAGACACCCCGCAAGCTGATCCCGGTCATGCGGGACGAGGACACCAGCAAGCTTCTCGACGCCTGCAAGGGCAAGGGTTTCGCGAACCTGCGTGACGAGGCGTTGATCCGGGTGTACTGCAACACTGGCGCACGTCTGTCGGAGGTCGGCAATCTTCTGGTCGCTGACGTGGACCTGACTACGGAGTCGGTGCGTTTCCACGGCAAGGGCGCGAAGGATCGGCGGGTGCGGTTCGGGCCGAAGACGGCCCGGGCGCTGTCGCGGTATCTGCGGGCCCGGGACAAGCACAAGGGCGCTGCCCTGCCGAACCTGTGGCTGGCCGAACGAGGCACCGCAGCGTTGACTCCGAACGGCATCAAGATCCTGCTCAAACGGTTGGGCACCGCCGCCGGCGTGGCGGACGTGCACGCCCACCGGTGGCGGCACAGCTTCGCCCACGAGTGGAAACGCGCCGGCGGCGACACCGGCGACCTGATGCTCCTGCTCGGATGGACCTCAGAGGACATGCCCCGCCACTACGGCGCCAGCGCCGCAGCCGAACGGGCACAGGAGACACAGGCGCGACTGGGTATCGGCGAGCGCGTATAG
- a CDS encoding restriction endonuclease, translating to MTVSASISLAELDRVGVRHQMDDHQATALSATGLVSLRPESDGWWHVLPSGKVGAVRTAGLDVQVRPKVGIARLLFFLGYALDPGFRPEDVTAKPEPDLWAALAESLIRQVERALAPGILQGYVVTDEALPLVRGRIRFADQLSRRPAMPLPIEVRFDEYAADIAENRILRTALRRMLAVPRLPAEARSRLTHLDGRLDGVRVLPHGAPQPTYRPSRLNARYLPALRLAELVLRNQSAEPGPGDVTMAAFVVNMAKVFEDFVTTALRESLVEYPGHTDSQYGAHLDTELTIPIRPDIVHIAGDRPVAVFDAKYKLEGIASGYPNADAYQMLAYCTALRLRTGWLVYAQGASPPGPRRVRNTEIDIVHYPLDLSAPPRDLLIEINLLAQQAMHVAN from the coding sequence GTGACCGTGTCCGCGTCGATCAGCCTCGCCGAACTAGACCGCGTCGGTGTCCGGCACCAAATGGACGACCATCAGGCGACCGCACTGAGCGCGACGGGCCTCGTCAGCCTTCGGCCCGAAAGCGACGGATGGTGGCACGTCCTGCCCTCCGGCAAGGTCGGCGCGGTGCGGACAGCCGGACTCGACGTCCAGGTCCGGCCCAAGGTTGGCATCGCCAGGCTGCTCTTCTTCCTCGGCTACGCGCTGGACCCAGGGTTCCGGCCAGAAGACGTCACCGCGAAGCCGGAGCCCGACCTGTGGGCCGCCCTGGCGGAGTCACTGATCCGGCAGGTCGAACGTGCACTCGCGCCGGGAATCCTGCAAGGCTATGTCGTGACCGATGAGGCACTGCCGCTGGTCCGGGGCCGGATCAGGTTCGCAGACCAACTCTCCCGTCGCCCCGCTATGCCACTGCCGATCGAGGTCCGCTTCGACGAGTATGCCGCGGACATTGCTGAAAATCGGATTCTGCGCACTGCACTTCGACGCATGCTCGCGGTGCCGCGGCTGCCCGCCGAAGCACGGTCGCGACTGACTCATCTGGACGGCCGCCTCGACGGGGTTCGGGTACTGCCACACGGCGCCCCGCAGCCGACCTACAGACCCAGCCGTCTCAACGCCCGGTACCTCCCGGCGCTCAGGCTCGCCGAACTGGTCCTCCGCAATCAGTCCGCCGAACCGGGACCCGGCGACGTCACGATGGCCGCGTTCGTCGTCAACATGGCAAAGGTCTTCGAGGACTTCGTCACCACGGCGCTGCGCGAATCCCTAGTGGAATATCCGGGCCACACCGACAGTCAGTATGGCGCGCACCTCGATACCGAGCTCACCATTCCCATCCGACCCGACATCGTTCACATCGCCGGTGACCGGCCCGTCGCAGTCTTCGATGCCAAGTACAAGCTGGAAGGAATTGCCTCTGGCTATCCGAACGCCGACGCCTACCAAATGCTCGCCTACTGCACGGCACTGCGCCTGCGCACCGGCTGGCTGGTGTACGCCCAAGGGGCGTCGCCGCCCGGCCCTCGGCGCGTCCGCAACACCGAGATCGACATCGTGCACTATCCCCTCGACTTGTCCGCGCCGCCACGCGATCTCCTCATCGAGATCAACCTTTTGGCTCAGCAGGCCATGCATGTGGCCAACTAA
- a CDS encoding AbrB/MazE/SpoVT family DNA-binding domain-containing protein, which translates to MGWEPGVRLDIRQGGNVIVVRRDRQGAFTVTGQGHLLLPAAVRHWCGLAAGQHVLLTADRAANLLVVYPPIALDEMVAQAERAVLGGDPA; encoded by the coding sequence ATGGGCTGGGAACCCGGTGTCCGCCTGGACATCCGTCAAGGTGGAAACGTCATCGTCGTGCGCCGAGATCGGCAGGGAGCCTTCACTGTCACCGGCCAAGGGCACCTGTTGCTGCCGGCCGCGGTACGGCACTGGTGCGGCCTCGCAGCCGGCCAGCACGTCCTACTGACCGCGGACCGCGCCGCGAACCTGCTCGTGGTGTACCCGCCGATCGCCTTGGACGAGATGGTCGCCCAGGCCGAGCGCGCGGTGCTGGGTGGTGATCCGGCATGA
- the cmk gene encoding (d)CMP kinase translates to MEENVPAGRCVVAVDGPSGSGKSTVSRRLATSLDGRYLDTGAMYRAITWAVLRSGVDLTDAQAVAKVAGEADLRIGTDPAGYGVTVDGVNVETDIRGPEVTAAVSAVAAVPAVRALLVARQRDMITKAGRIVVEGRDIGSVVAPDADLKVYLTASAAARAARRSAENASDVAATAADLARRDQLDSTRKADPLAQAPDAVVLDTTELGIDEVVARLRALLTDRSVA, encoded by the coding sequence GTGGAGGAAAACGTGCCGGCCGGGCGCTGCGTGGTCGCTGTGGACGGGCCGTCCGGTTCGGGTAAGTCCACCGTCTCCCGACGGCTTGCCACGAGCCTCGACGGGCGTTACCTCGACACGGGTGCGATGTACCGGGCGATCACCTGGGCGGTGCTGCGCTCCGGTGTCGACCTGACCGACGCGCAGGCGGTGGCGAAGGTCGCCGGCGAGGCCGATCTGCGCATCGGCACCGACCCCGCGGGGTACGGCGTGACGGTCGACGGGGTGAACGTCGAGACCGACATCCGGGGCCCCGAGGTGACCGCCGCCGTCTCAGCGGTGGCTGCCGTGCCGGCGGTCCGGGCGCTGCTGGTGGCCCGTCAACGCGACATGATCACCAAGGCGGGCCGGATCGTGGTCGAGGGTCGGGACATCGGTTCCGTGGTGGCCCCCGACGCCGACCTGAAGGTGTACCTGACCGCGTCGGCGGCGGCGCGTGCCGCGCGGCGCAGCGCCGAGAACGCCTCCGACGTCGCGGCCACCGCCGCCGACCTGGCCCGACGCGACCAGCTGGACTCGACCCGCAAGGCCGATCCGCTGGCCCAGGCGCCGGACGCGGTGGTCCTGGACACCACCGAGCTGGGCATCGACGAGGTCGTGGCGCGGCTGCGGGCACTACTTACCGATCGGTCAGTGGCGTGA
- a CDS encoding IS3 family transposase (programmed frameshift): protein MVNKHYPPEFKAEAVALYRSRPGATIASIADDLGVNRETLRSWVRLDDERRGGGARTPRPAVAGGEAASVEQENAELRRRVRELEEERDILRKAARYFAGGDALVNRFQFVADHQARYGVKRLCQILNIARSSFYYWKATAGSRTARDAADAALAARIRLVHARHDGTYGAPRVTAELHDRGERVNHKKVARVMRRYRIQGLRLRRRVQTTIADPAAQKAPDLIGRDFTAEAVNQRYVGDITYLPVGERGFLYLATVIDLHSRRLAGWAIADHMRTDLVIDALHATQRTRGSLHGAIMHTDHGAQYTSNAFAAACTTAGVRQSMSKIGSSADNALAEAFNATFKRETLQGRRAFTDEREARLASFRWLHRYNTVRRHSGLGQQSPITYENRIRTTPAMLAPAA from the exons ATGGTGAATAAGCACTATCCGCCCGAGTTCAAGGCCGAGGCGGTCGCGTTGTATCGGTCCAGGCCGGGCGCGACTATCGCCTCGATCGCTGATGACCTGGGTGTGAACCGGGAGACCCTGCGCAGCTGGGTGCGGCTCGACGACGAGCGTCGTGGCGGCGGTGCGCGTACGCCACGGCCGGCCGTGGCCGGCGGCGAGGCCGCCTCGGTCGAGCAAGAGAACGCCGAGTTGCGGCGCCGGGTCCGCGAGTTGGAGGAGGAGCGGGACATTCTGCGGAAGGCGGCCCGGTATTTCGCCGGGG GAGACGCGCTGGTGAACCGCTTCCAGTTCGTCGCCGACCACCAGGCACGCTACGGCGTGAAGCGGTTGTGTCAGATCCTGAACATCGCCCGGTCCAGCTTCTACTACTGGAAGGCCACCGCCGGGTCGCGAACTGCTCGTGACGCTGCGGACGCGGCTCTGGCCGCCCGGATCCGCCTTGTGCACGCCCGTCATGACGGCACCTACGGCGCGCCACGGGTCACCGCCGAGCTCCACGACCGGGGCGAGCGGGTCAACCACAAGAAAGTGGCCCGGGTGATGCGCCGCTACCGGATCCAGGGCCTGCGGCTGCGCCGGCGGGTGCAGACCACCATCGCCGACCCCGCCGCGCAGAAGGCACCGGACCTGATCGGCCGGGACTTCACCGCCGAGGCGGTGAACCAGCGCTACGTCGGCGACATCACCTACCTACCGGTCGGTGAACGCGGATTCCTTTATCTGGCAACGGTTATCGACCTGCACTCACGACGCTTGGCGGGCTGGGCGATCGCCGATCACATGCGCACTGATCTGGTCATCGACGCCCTGCACGCCACGCAACGGACCCGCGGCAGCCTCCACGGGGCGATCATGCACACCGACCACGGAGCTCAATACACGTCCAATGCCTTCGCTGCCGCCTGCACCACCGCCGGCGTTCGGCAGTCGATGAGCAAGATCGGCAGCTCCGCCGACAACGCCCTCGCCGAAGCCTTCAACGCGACCTTCAAACGCGAGACCCTGCAAGGCCGCCGAGCGTTCACCGACGAACGCGAAGCACGCCTGGCCTCGTTCCGATGGCTGCACCGCTACAACACCGTCCGCCGCCACTCGGGGCTCGGACAACAATCCCCGATCACCTACGAGAACCGCATCCGAACGACGCCCGCTATGCTGGCCCCCGCCGCATAA
- a CDS encoding site-specific integrase encodes MSAATASKAELEAARLLLSRMGISPADLVAASSDRPPAPTFAEYVPVVAAAVTTGTRRAYGSYWKRVVEQWGARRIDEPTPSEIERLAEYVKTHVVARRNARGGRSAAEHLIAALRCLYKRAVADGYIAAADNPALKVAKPRRLPSTRRAVADSRLAEINAVAASTGDDPALDSLLLRLHTETACRRGGALALRPVDLDPDQCLILLREKGDTVRWQPVPPTLMRHLQQHAEERQATETDQLLRYRNGQPITYRRYDHLWVRIGEHLPWVYVQQISTHWLRHTTLTWVERNFGYAVARAYAGHSDSGSDAGTTTTYVRASLQEVAAALLA; translated from the coding sequence ATGAGCGCGGCCACGGCGAGCAAAGCCGAACTGGAGGCCGCCCGGCTGCTGCTGTCGCGGATGGGCATCTCCCCGGCGGACCTGGTAGCAGCGTCGTCGGACCGTCCGCCGGCACCGACGTTCGCCGAGTACGTGCCGGTCGTGGCGGCTGCCGTCACCACGGGCACGCGACGGGCGTACGGCTCGTACTGGAAGCGCGTGGTCGAGCAGTGGGGCGCGCGGCGCATTGACGAGCCGACGCCGTCGGAGATCGAACGGTTGGCGGAGTACGTCAAGACGCACGTGGTGGCCCGGCGCAACGCCCGGGGTGGGCGAAGTGCGGCGGAGCATCTGATCGCTGCGCTGCGGTGCCTGTACAAGCGGGCCGTGGCCGACGGGTACATCGCTGCGGCGGACAACCCCGCCCTCAAGGTGGCCAAGCCGCGGCGGCTACCCAGCACCAGACGAGCGGTGGCCGACAGCAGGTTGGCGGAGATCAACGCCGTCGCTGCCAGCACGGGCGACGACCCGGCGCTGGACAGCCTGCTGCTGCGGCTGCACACCGAGACGGCGTGCCGCCGGGGCGGCGCGCTGGCCCTGCGGCCGGTTGACCTGGACCCGGACCAGTGCCTCATCCTGCTGCGGGAGAAGGGTGACACGGTGCGGTGGCAACCGGTCCCACCGACGCTGATGAGGCATCTGCAGCAGCATGCCGAGGAACGCCAGGCGACGGAAACTGACCAGCTGCTGCGTTACCGCAACGGGCAGCCGATCACCTACCGGCGCTACGACCATCTGTGGGTGCGCATCGGTGAGCATCTGCCCTGGGTCTACGTGCAGCAGATCAGCACCCACTGGCTGCGGCACACGACACTGACGTGGGTCGAGCGGAACTTCGGCTATGCCGTGGCGCGCGCCTACGCCGGGCACTCCGACAGCGGCAGTGACGCTGGCACCACCACTACGTATGTCCGGGCGAGTCTGCAGGAGGTCGCTGCGGCTCTACTGGCCTGA
- the der gene encoding ribosome biogenesis GTPase Der, protein MSDDGWIELREPDLDTEEQTGPQPVVAVVGRPNVGKSTLVNRIIGRRQAVVEDVPGVTRDRVPYDAQWSGRAFTVVDTGGWEPDAKDRAAAIAAQAETAVLTADVVVFVVDATVGSTDVDEAAVKMLRRSAKPVILVANKADNASIELEATSLWSLGLGEPHPVSALHGRGSGDLLDAILAAMPEAPKVAEYRPRGPRRVALVGRPNVGKSSLLNRFSGEERAVVDAVAGTTVDPVDSLVTIGGDTWHLVDTAGLRKRVGRASGTEYYASLRTASAIEAAEVAVVLLDSSEPISEQDQRILSMVTESGRALVIAFNKWDLVDADRRYYLDKEIERELRRIPWAIRLNLSAKTGRAVDKLAAALHRALDSWETRIPTAQLNAWLTALVQATPHPVRGGRAPRILFATQAGVAPPRFVLFTTGPLDAGYQRFVERKLREEFGFEGSPIEISVRPRKKLGPGGRGKAHG, encoded by the coding sequence GTGAGCGACGACGGTTGGATCGAGCTGCGCGAGCCGGACCTGGACACCGAGGAGCAGACCGGTCCGCAGCCGGTGGTGGCCGTGGTCGGCCGCCCCAACGTGGGCAAGTCCACGCTGGTGAACCGCATCATCGGCCGCCGCCAGGCGGTCGTCGAGGACGTGCCGGGAGTCACCCGCGACCGGGTCCCCTACGACGCGCAGTGGTCCGGGCGGGCGTTCACCGTGGTGGACACCGGCGGTTGGGAACCGGACGCGAAGGATCGCGCCGCGGCGATCGCCGCGCAGGCCGAGACCGCCGTGCTGACCGCCGACGTGGTGGTCTTCGTGGTCGACGCGACGGTGGGCTCCACCGACGTCGACGAGGCGGCGGTGAAGATGCTGCGTCGCAGCGCCAAGCCGGTGATTCTGGTGGCCAACAAGGCCGACAACGCCAGCATCGAGCTGGAGGCCACCTCGTTGTGGTCACTCGGCCTCGGTGAACCGCACCCGGTGTCGGCACTGCACGGACGGGGTTCCGGTGACCTGCTCGACGCCATCCTGGCGGCGATGCCGGAGGCGCCGAAGGTGGCCGAGTACCGCCCCCGTGGCCCGCGTCGGGTGGCGCTGGTGGGACGGCCGAACGTCGGCAAGTCCAGCCTGCTGAACCGCTTCTCCGGCGAGGAACGGGCGGTGGTCGACGCGGTCGCCGGCACCACCGTCGACCCGGTGGACAGCCTGGTCACCATCGGCGGCGACACCTGGCACCTGGTGGACACGGCCGGGCTGCGCAAGCGGGTCGGCCGGGCCAGCGGCACCGAGTACTACGCCAGCCTGCGCACCGCCTCCGCCATCGAGGCGGCCGAGGTGGCGGTGGTGCTGCTCGACTCCAGCGAGCCGATCAGCGAGCAGGACCAGCGGATCCTGTCCATGGTCACCGAGTCCGGCCGGGCGCTGGTGATCGCCTTCAACAAGTGGGACCTGGTCGATGCCGACCGCCGGTACTACCTGGACAAGGAAATCGAGCGGGAGCTGCGCCGCATCCCGTGGGCGATTCGGCTGAACCTGTCGGCGAAGACCGGCCGGGCGGTCGACAAGCTCGCCGCGGCTCTGCACCGGGCGCTGGACAGCTGGGAGACCCGGATCCCCACCGCGCAGCTCAACGCGTGGCTGACCGCCCTGGTCCAGGCCACCCCGCACCCGGTGCGGGGCGGTCGGGCACCACGGATCCTGTTCGCCACCCAGGCGGGGGTGGCCCCGCCGCGCTTCGTGCTCTTCACCACCGGTCCGCTGGACGCAGGCTACCAGCGCTTCGTCGAGCGCAAGCTGCGCGAGGAGTTCGGCTTCGAGGGCAGCCCGATCGAGATTTCGGTACGCCCCCGCAAGAAGCTCGGCCCCGGCGGTCGCGGCAAGGCCCACGGCTGA